One window of Octopus sinensis unplaced genomic scaffold, ASM634580v1 Contig15558, whole genome shotgun sequence genomic DNA carries:
- the LOC118761603 gene encoding adhesion G-protein coupled receptor G2-like produces MFLLGFTWVFAFFAVSRATKVFDYLFSIFNTLQGMFIFTFYCLYKKDTRDIIKESVNKRKRANPRRVVAGRRFGNEIEDRTAETNF; encoded by the exons ATGTTTTTGCTTGGATTCACATGGGTCTTTGCATTCTTCGCTGTTAGCAGAGCGACAAAAGTGTTTGATTATCTTTTTTCTATATTCAATACCCTTCAAGGAATGTTTATCTTCACATTCTATTGTCTATACAAGAAAGATACCAGAGATATCATCAAAGAGTCCGTGAATAAACGAAAGAGAGCGAATCCCAGGAGAGTTGTCGCCGGCAGAA GATTTGGTAATGAAATCGAGGATAGAACAGCAGAAACAAATTtctaa